A stretch of Oreochromis aureus strain Israel breed Guangdong linkage group 11, ZZ_aureus, whole genome shotgun sequence DNA encodes these proteins:
- the LOC120442493 gene encoding collagen alpha-4(VI) chain-like isoform X3 encodes MMQNMQQQGGSLALGQMLDYTLREVLLKAGQPRSKRAVLTVVGTKTAYRDQAKLRYISQKAKCEGVALFVVAVGDRYKRREVEELASVPTQQHLIRFNRLKADEQGYAQRFIRVFLSALNKGLNAYPPPPFKLTCSQLSEPDDTLDTNSQSEAELEFQEQTTSINSTVNTGDDSQSAMISSSGFQFLKMLSGTKCGPSLEMNPTWRCQALTVPLTTT; translated from the exons ATGATGCAGAACATGCAGCAGCAGGGCGGCTCTTTGGCGCTGGGACAGATGCTGGACTACACCCTGAGGGAGGTGCTGCTGAAGGCCGGCCAGCCGCGCAGCAAGAGGGCCGTCCTGACTGTGGTTGGCACCAAGACGGCCTACAGGGACCAGGCCAAGCTGCGCTACATCTCCCAGAAGGCCAAGTGTGAGGGGGTGGCGCTGTTTGTGGTGGCGGTGGGTGATCGTTATAAACGCAGGGAGGTGGAGGAGCTGGCCAGCGTGCCGACACAGCAGCACCTGATCAGATTCAACAGGCTGAAGGCCGACGAGCAGGGCTACGCCCAACGCTTCATCCGAGTCTTCCTCTCCGCCCTCAACA AGGGACTCAACGCTTATCCTCCACCCCCATTTAAACTGACCTGCAGCCAGCTGTCAGAGCCAGACGACACTCTGGACACAAACAG TCAAAGTGAGGCAGAGCTGGAGTTTCAGGAGCAAACGACGAGCATCAACAGCACTGTGAACACAGGAGACGACTCACAGTCAg CGATGATCAGTTCATCTGGTTTCCAGTTCCTAAAGATGTTATCAGGCACTAAGTGTGGACCAAGCTTAGAAATGAACCCAACATGGAGGTGCCAGGCACTGACAGTTCCTCTAACAACCACTTGA